From the Geotrypetes seraphini chromosome 8, aGeoSer1.1, whole genome shotgun sequence genome, the window ggtctatatcaTGACAGAGCTTCTCATTGGCTGCAGTTTGGGAGAACATGCCTTTTCATCAGAGTGGTACCGAAGACATCAGGGAGCATCATTGTTCTCTCCTCTACATATCATCCTATCCTCTCTATGTATTGAGTACTTCGGACAAGCTCGGTTATGATGGGGAATGGATCCCAGATCATGGCTACTGGATACCTTCTAGATGTGCAGCTCAGTATTCCAGTTCTAGTTTCTTAATTTCTGTCAGACTTTGAACTTTATTTTCTTATGGATCCGATGTGCAGACTCGCATAAGAAGGGAATTCGATGATTCGACTCCTGATTTTTCCCTAGACATCAGCTGAGGGCAGAGCTGTGGGAAAAGGACTGATGTCTGTACTGCTGGGCAGAGCTGTGGGAAAAGGACTGATATCTGTACTGCTTGGCAGAGGTAAGCCAAGCTAGCTGTTTGTAAAGTATCAGGCAAACTCAAAGAATAAAAAGTGTTTTGTTCTTATGAACTGGTGTTTGGTCTCAACCTTTCCTGAGTGTACAGGCTAGCTTGCCACGAGTTTAGCATATTACAAACCATTATTGAAAAAGGAAAAATTGGATGTGACTGTtttagggaattataggccaattGCAGTGTTGCCATTTGTAGGCAAAATTATTGAGAAGATAGTTCAAAGACACCTATAGGATTATGTTGAGAAAGAgaatttgttagaaaatcatcAATATGGATTTTGAAAGTGGCATAGTGTTGAATGATGGATGAATTAAGAAGAGGAATAGATATAAAACTTCTGTCTTGTCTCATTGGATATGTCATCAGTCTTTGATATGGTTTATAATAAGATTTTGTTAAGTACTCTGTCCAATATGGGGATAGGTGGAACAGTATATAATTGGTTTGTTTCATACTTTCAGGATAGATCGATGCAGATACAGAGTAATGGATGTTTGCCTACAATGATGTTGATCAATAGGAGAGTTCTGCAAGGATCTGCTTTATCGGCACTTCTATTTAACCTGTATTTAGCATCCCTGGGTGGTGTACAGGTATTCCAGAATTTGGGAATTAGTTATCGTCTGTATGCAGACGTTCAATTTTTTTCCCATGTTGGGATTGGCAAAGTTAAGGAATAAATTAACTCGGTGTCTGCATGCAGTCAAAGATTAGATGAGTTGTCataaattagttttgaattttgCAAAAACTGAACTAATGTTGATAGAATGAGTTTAAGATCCTTTGTGGTCAGAATTTGTTGAAGTGGACATGGTTATGCTTCCAGTACGAAAGATGATAAAAATTTTGGGTGTGTTTGGATAGGTTCACTTTTGAATATTAAAGAACAAAATATGTCTATTGTGAAATCTGTCTTTTGATTAGATTAAAACCAATGCTCTCATGCTATGATTTTCGTCTTATAGTACAGAATATTACAGAGACTAGACTATTGCAGTGCTTTGTATCTTGGAGCTTTCTGCTACTAATATCTTGGAGCTATCTACTATCTTGGAACTTTCTACCATTGCAAGTGTTTCATAATGCTGCAATACGTTTAATTCTAGGAGTTAACAAGGTTTGAGCATGTGACTTCTTTATTGTGACAACTACagtacattggttaccaatcaaATCACGTGTTAGTTTTTCAGACTATTTACCAAAATACATTTTGGTATCTTTCTCATACTGTAACTTTACACCATTCATCTTGATCCTTGAGATCAGAGAATGCAACGTGTCTATCCTTGGAAGGGATGCAGGAAGTGAAATATGCCAGTACTAGGTCTACAGTGCAAACTATATAGTTGAAAAAGTCTCTAAAGATGGGAAAGTAGAAATCAACATATAATACAAGGACTGGTCACTGCTAAGACCCCCTGGTAATTTTCCCAGCGTAATATTGAATGCAATTGActctcagaaatgccaccagccactcaaatatgtttcatagtggttggatttatacattatatcctcaccgggacatttttgttttgtttttaaatttgtgaatGTCTTAATTTTTCATAAGGTGCAATAGTGCCAAAGTAAAACTTATTGTAGATAagagctaatacttagcttagctatactggtccattctaagggataCTGTCACCAACATGTcacaacatgtttcacccaacatGGGTTTCATCAGGGCTGTGATCCCTCAATTAGAATGTGTTTAAAACCTATAGAGTGGTCGCGTCGTGGGAAACACATTCTAATTGAGGGATCACAGCCCTGATGAAACCCatgttgggtgaaacatgttggtgacagtatcccttagaatggaccagTATAGCTAAGCTAAATATTAGCTCTTATCTACAATAAGTTTTACTTTGGCACTATTGCACCTTATGAAAAATTAAGACattcacaaatttaaaaacaaaacaaaaatgtcccGGTGAGGATATAAtatataaatccaaccactatgaaacatatttgagtggctggtggcatttctgagggtcaatTGCATTCAATATTACGCTGGGAAAATTACCAGGGGGGTCTTAGCAGTGACCAGCCTTTGTATTATGTGTTGAGTACTAGGTCTACAGCCATTTCTATGGAAGGAGTAATTTTATGGAATAACTTGGTAGGATACTTGAGgatgatttcaaatattttttaaaaatctgtataTTATTAAACATCTCTTTTTATTGAAGCTTTTTGAATGATTACTAAACAGTGacttaaataattattttgtttgaAAGTGTTATAAGGATTGTTTTATGTTACAATTTTGTGTCATTTTTATgttatatatttgtatatatttttgtaaCCTGCTTAGATTTAAGTGGGatataagctttttaaataaataaataaataaaataaagtactgGAACTCGTTATTGGAGGATGGGGCAACAGCAGTTAGCATAATTGGGTTCTGgaaaaaaagtccataaaccattctTGAGGTAGACCAGTGTATATCCTCAGAGGGGTAAGTAGCGTGGAATCTTACTGCTGTTGGAATCCTGTCTTGTGCTTATGACCTgaaatggaaacaggatactggactagatgaaccCTTGGTCTCACCCAGTGCAGCAATTTTTAAGTAGGACCAAGCCCTATGTGGCTCTGTTCCCAGGCAGGACATGCATGAAATGGGCTTGATTTCTAGCAAGTCTGCTTGAAGTATTTGGAAACAGAAAGCTCTGATTTTGCCCACCAAGGTCCTCTCTGTGCTGATAGATGTGGAAGTCCCTTCAGGGAGTATATGGAACATGATGTAACAGAGTGAAAAAGCTCAGAGTAGTGAGAGTGTGCTCTCCCCTTCATACACAATGTACCATTCTCATTGTGTAGTGCTCTATTTTCTGTGCTCTGGTTGTGCATGGTTGTACAGGCCTTTACAAGCCCTGTCTTGTTTTGCTGTCTTCTGACTTATATTGGTAAGTATGCAAAATGAAAATGTTTTGTTAAATATTAAGTTCTCAATAGCTCGTTCCTTCTTTGTCTTTGGTTCTCTCGCCTCTCTGCCTGTCTCATTCCTTTCCTGTCTTTagttttctctcccctctctgtctGCCTATATGTAGGCTCTAAGGCCTGCATGTTGTTATGTTCGCCTTCCCTTCTCTCATCAGTCTGCCAATGGGTGGTAATTCTTTTCTTCTGCAGGTGGGTATTTGTGTTCAGTCTCTGCATTAGTATCAGAGTGCCAGTGCCTTTTTTTCTAGGAAGCCAGTTTCAACATACATTCCTTGTTCACCCTTCAACTCTTTTAGTCATCTTTCAGTCAGTTTAACAAAGTTTCTATTCTTTCTACCCCCACTATGTCTCTTTGTAGGGTAATATAGAAGGAATATAAGcaacctggtaaaaaaaaaaaaaagaagatagggATATGTGGATTGTTCCTTTAGCTCATTGATTGTATCCCTGGTTCCCACTGGAAAATGTGTGGCCCGGTAGGCACATCAGCAAGTGCTGACTTTCATTGTCTTTAATCTCCTATAGGGGTTTTAGTCTGTTACGGCTCTGAATCTCTTCCTGATTCTGGACAATGGCAACTACAGGCCCAACAGCATCAAGCTCTGCTGAGAACTCCAGCCCTGGAGGAGCTAACAGCAATGGTTCTGGGGAGAGTTTCAGTCAGGATAGCACATTCGAATGTAACATTTGCTTGGATACAGCAAAGGATGCTGTGATTAGTCTTTGTGGGCATCTCTTCTGGTGAGTGTATAACTGTGTTTGTCTCTTTGGAACTATATGTGTACCAGTGTGTGTCCTAGTCAGTGACAGTGCTTGGGAATTAtttactactagtctttaagcctgttgcattaacgggtgctagaatagatgtgtgtgtctttctttctttctttctctctctccctccttggccactttctgtctgtctttctttctttctctctctcctcagctgtccaccaccacccctcactgctcaccctgtccagcagtagcccttctcccttccttttacctcccctgtgtccagcagcaccccttccctgctccccctgtccagcagtagcccttctaccttccttttacctcccacctgtccagcagcaccccttcactgttccccctgtccagcagtagcccttctaccttccttttatctccccactgtccagcagcaccttttccctgctccccctatccatcaATACCTGCTCCCAAATCGCGGCTGCTTCCATTGCAGGTCTGGCCTCGTGCTGAGACCTGGACATTTGCAGAAGTACcccttttcccttactttctctCAGTCCTTGCATCTGTGGTCCTCTTAGATGGAgttagggtgggagggggaagtggaGTGAAGGCAGGAGGCGGAGTCGCCGCCGTGGTGGTCACCATTTCAAACTGCATGCCTCCACATGTGCAGTAGGAGCCAGAAAACCGCCGCACACAAAACGCCACAGGCTCGTTCTACTGGTACGAAGCTACGGATCATGGACGCAGAGATCACGAAGTTTGAAgtagcttagggttttattatagcagatttgGTTGGTACATTGTCCTACATTGCTGCTCTGTGTCTTGCATATACTTACTTTCCCTGCTTTTGGGTACAAGAGAGGAAGGAATGTGGGCTGAGAATGCCCATCACAGTACCACACAAGTTGTATTACTATTGTATATACTGAAAGGGTTCTAATATCTTTCTCTCCTCATCTTTTACGCCATCTCCCTGGAATGTTTGCAGCTGGCCTTGTTTACATCAGGTGAGATATGTAATTGCCTTCAGATACTtatacaatacattacattacattacccagcatgaagtacaggcagtccccacattaagaatgagttccattttttaaacctttttaagtatgtaactcggatcctgtacagtacacagtctataaaaacattaaagaaacagtcctcaaaacaaagtactgtagtttaaataaaaagaaaagataggaggtttacacttacttttgttcttcatccgtccaactgttccctctctaccaccacatccaacattttctctcttccccatgcatctatacctctcccatcaccaagtccaatatttctttctccctccctatgcccaacaattcacctctttcttcatttcttctGTCACTTCCCTCTCACTCGgcacccatgctcaacaattctccctttcttttccctctaccatctcagcatctctttccctcactccctccattgttccatcctatctcccaagttcaggttccctccctccttccatcctttgtccaaaatttgtgctctctccctttcttctgtgtcccaacgcgACCCTGCTTCTCATTTCCTGTCCAAACacaaccctcctcctcccttctgtgtGTCTCAACGCACCCCTCACTCATCATCTTTCCCtctgttctgcatcccaaattcatgcctcccgtGGGTGTTTACCTCATCTGGCTTGCTCCCTCCTCCCATTGCAGTTCTCTTTGCAGCTGTGGCCACAGTTCCTGCATGCAGCCAGACCCTTCATGCCTCccgcaggtgtttaccttctcTGGCCGGCTCTCTTGAAACTCTCCTCCCAGTGGCACTTCTCTTTGCAAAGGCGTGGCCACTGGTTCCTGCGCATGGctcgtggctgacccggaagccttccctctgacgtgagggaaagcttccagatcaGCTGCAAACCATGTGCAAGAACCAGCGGCCACAGCTTTACAAAGAGAAGTGCCAGTAGAGGAGAGAGCCGGTCTTAGGAACACCCACAGAAGGCACGAAGAGTCAGGCTGCTTGGTGAGCTGCAGCTTTTCAAAGAGAACTGCGATGGGAGGAGGGAACTGGCCAGAGAGGGTTAACACCAGcaggaggcacaaatttgggatgcagaaaggaaggaatgatGACGAAGGGCGcattgggacagaaagggaggaggaaggggcaCAACCCCAGTTCATAAATGCGAGTTTGACGTAAGTTGGGCATTCTTaaaccagggactgcctgtatatcgttttgattttttatttcttcattctCCTGTTGTGCACATTGTCATGCCTTTGTTTCTTTGCAATAAGCTTTggctaatattttattttcaccaTTTCAGTGGTTGGAGACTAGACCAAATCGGCAGGTGTGCCCTGTATGTAAAGCAGGCATCAGCCGTGAGAAAGTGATCCCTCTTTATGGTAGAGGTAGCACTGGGCAGCAAGACCCCAGGTAAGGGCATTACACTAGCCAACACTCcctatagaggtggtggagacaaagactgaattcaagaaagtatgggacaggcatgtgagatctcttggggagaggaggagatagtggatgctgtggataggcagactgtatggaccatttggcctttatctgtcatcatgtttctctgtttcaatTCCAGTTGTTCTGTTTTACTTGTAGTAGGTGCATTAGCTTTCTAGGGCCCCATGCAATATTTGTAGTGCTACCTGTTCTTAGATAAGGGTTATGTTGTTTAAATCATAAGAATTCATGTTACTATTGTATGGTAGATTTGCTACATTTATTTAagttggaatttttttttaggttttataTTTCACAACTTGCCTGGTAGTGGAGAGAGCTTGCTATCACACTCCAAAGATATATGAATCATTgtttgtgttgggtttttttttttgtatggtcaCGTCTATGGAGAAAATGTGCTAATTATGATCCGTACCTGTTATTGTGGGTAGATAATTTAATTCATAAATGTTGCCATACtgtatcagaccaaaggtccatgaaggTCATATATGTGAGCATCGTCAATCATGTGTCCCTACTGAgaaaaggttgagaaccactgctatagactaTATAAAACAGAGGCAATATTAACTTGAATTTTACATTTGAAATCTGACTCTGAGGAATGGGCATTATTTTTGTAAGGTTTTGTTAACTACTGGTAACACTGAATACTCATGAATGCTGAGTCCAAATGAATATCAAGATACCAACTAACAGCAAATTAACAGTAACAGAAAGCTGCAGTAACCAGCTTTGGATTGCATCTAAGCAAATCTGAGTAGCTGAACTTCTGTTTTATTTGAGTTGATTCTAATACGTTCTGGTGTATACTATTTATCACATCAGAGATACAAGTATTCTGTGTCTGGTATTTTGTCAGATGAGCCTCTGGTAGAATAACCAGAACAAAGTAAATAGAACCCTTAAGCTCATGTTTAAGGGCAGTGTCCCCTGGAGGTTTAAAGACAGTGAAGTGTCCTAAGGAGCATCAGAAGACAGACTGGTTAGAAGATAGTATTTGTACGTTTTGAGAGACAATGGCAAACTGGTTTGCTTCACATCTCAGACACCAGCTGCTGACAGATAAGTAAAATTTTGTGGCTGAGAGATATACAGAGTAGATCCCATATCTCACATGTAAAAGAGATTGGCAAGGAGACTCATAGGAGAGTGTTCCTTGTGCAGATCCCCTGTCCTGTACGAAAAGGTAACTGGGGACTCCTAGGAGAGTTTACCTTGTGCAGATTGAATGTCTCTAAGTATTCATGTTCTATTCCTGGTTTCTTGAGAGACCTTTATATAGACactagatttatatattttttacttcTCTCTGCAGAGAGAAAACTCCCCCTCGACCTCAAGGTCAGAGACCAGAACCAGAGAACAGAGGGGTAAGTATGACTAGATTTTTAGAA encodes:
- the RNF185 gene encoding E3 ubiquitin-protein ligase RNF185, with amino-acid sequence MATTGPTASSSAENSSPGGANSNGSGESFSQDSTFECNICLDTAKDAVISLCGHLFCWPCLHQWLETRPNRQVCPVCKAGISREKVIPLYGRGSTGQQDPREKTPPRPQGQRPEPENRGGFQGFGFGDGGFQMSFGIGAFPFGIFATAFNINDGRPPPAVPGTPLYVDEQFLSRLFLFVALVIMFWLLIA